One window of Paludibacter propionicigenes WB4 genomic DNA carries:
- a CDS encoding ABC transporter substrate-binding protein produces MNKVIKIGFLFPYSSIHPNMSNDIMDGFFAALPAAYRRYYQFYPEFIDQGGSEPVKAAINKMRMFHQVDILSGFVSYMLLPEILPLISKKDQLCFFFDMGEYLPPLYPLPENCFFNSFQFWQLEYALGNWAQKRFGGKGAMLMSIYDSGYHIHSSFWQGAIFAGAQEIDMHIVPYNPQMPDIKDVLPDYLSRIEKSGVDYLHALFCGNEALSFFSMYKQSGLHNKIPLLVSPHMASDVVLSKISHLGLGFYSASGWNYQLNTTQNILFKRQFEQSTGRKSTVFAVMGYEMGLALLPTLPQMQKGDIESAISYLKTSWIDGPRGKRNFSIQHNFEKPDVEIEKISLQSTQYTEMVMEQGTPMEYNHLVFEDIHSQCVSGWKNPYLCV; encoded by the coding sequence ATGAATAAGGTTATTAAGATCGGATTTCTTTTTCCATACTCATCTATCCATCCCAATATGTCGAACGATATAATGGATGGATTTTTTGCTGCATTGCCGGCGGCGTACCGCAGGTACTATCAGTTCTATCCTGAATTTATTGATCAGGGAGGATCGGAACCGGTAAAGGCCGCTATCAATAAGATGCGTATGTTTCATCAAGTGGATATACTGTCGGGCTTCGTGAGTTATATGTTGTTGCCCGAAATTCTGCCTTTGATTTCGAAAAAAGACCAGCTATGTTTTTTCTTCGATATGGGCGAGTATCTTCCGCCTCTGTATCCTCTGCCTGAAAACTGTTTTTTCAATAGTTTTCAGTTCTGGCAACTGGAATATGCGCTGGGTAACTGGGCGCAAAAGCGATTCGGAGGGAAAGGTGCCATGTTGATGTCCATCTACGATTCGGGCTATCATATTCACAGTTCGTTTTGGCAGGGTGCCATATTTGCCGGTGCTCAGGAAATCGATATGCACATAGTGCCTTACAACCCACAAATGCCGGATATTAAAGATGTTCTGCCCGATTATCTGAGTCGGATTGAAAAGAGCGGGGTGGATTATCTTCATGCGCTGTTTTGTGGCAACGAAGCACTTAGTTTTTTCAGTATGTATAAACAGTCGGGTCTGCACAACAAAATACCTCTGTTGGTTTCGCCTCACATGGCATCCGACGTTGTGCTCTCTAAAATAAGCCATCTGGGTCTCGGCTTTTATTCGGCATCGGGATGGAACTATCAATTAAATACAACTCAAAACATATTGTTTAAGCGGCAGTTTGAACAGTCTACCGGCAGGAAATCTACTGTCTTTGCAGTGATGGGTTACGAAATGGGATTGGCTCTCCTTCCTACTTTGCCACAGATGCAAAAAGGAGACATTGAAAGTGCTATCAGTTATCTGAAAACATCCTGGATAGACGGTCCGCGTGGGAAAAGAAACTTCAGTATCCAACACAATTTCGAAAAACCGGATGTGGAAATTGAAAAGATTTCGCTGCAATCTACCCAATACACCGAAATGGTAATGGAACAGGGTACCCCGATGGAATATAACCATCTGGTGTTCGAAGATATTCATAGTCAATGTGTATCGGGCTGGAAAAATCCTTATTTGTGTGTGTAA
- a CDS encoding phage tail protein, whose amino-acid sequence METFLAFIAAFGFNFPPYYWASCDGTLLPISQNSALYALLGTQYGGNGSSNFGLPDLRGRVMIGAGQGPGLALYEQGESGGTENCTTLVAHNHTGIIGTASATIKAYSASGTSANPVARGSINVLSGSTGGSIYGTTDPDTALNVGGGAVTGSIVTNVTGSGSSFSLMQPYCPINFCIALSGIYPSRG is encoded by the coding sequence ATGGAAACCTTTTTGGCATTTATCGCAGCTTTTGGATTTAATTTTCCTCCTTATTATTGGGCTTCTTGTGATGGCACACTGCTTCCAATATCTCAAAACTCGGCTCTTTATGCATTGCTTGGAACACAGTATGGTGGCAATGGATCAAGTAATTTCGGTCTGCCTGACTTACGGGGTCGGGTGATGATTGGTGCAGGCCAAGGCCCAGGTTTAGCGCTTTATGAACAAGGGGAGTCGGGTGGTACTGAAAATTGCACTACTTTAGTTGCCCATAATCATACAGGTATCATAGGGACTGCGTCGGCTACTATTAAAGCCTATTCGGCATCAGGTACATCGGCTAACCCGGTTGCACGTGGGAGTATTAATGTTTTGTCGGGTTCTACGGGTGGTTCCATTTATGGTACCACAGATCCCGATACAGCATTAAATGTAGGTGGTGGTGCCGTAACAGGAAGCATTGTCACCAATGTAACAGGTAGTGGATCTTCATTTAGTCTTATGCAACCTTATTGCCCGATAAATTTTTGTATTGCTTTGTCAGGTATTTACCCATCAAGAGGTTAA
- a CDS encoding DUF6261 family protein, with translation MEIQTLKLGEFRNEEHYKFHSDFSKLIATNPVAVQGLGDKLPTYVAGIEQENNMLNVLRASDITDDLSEMDRMRDATFSGMSGTISSAHNHYDANVRKAADRLSLLLDTYGDVPHKPYDQETSSIVKLVAELEGTYAADVAIVGIGGWVPELKTRNTAFDNLKNERYSENGAKPQENLKQSRLSTDNIYRTVLKHLNALIEVNGETAYAPLVTEQNQRVGNYRNLLAQRHGRNAKKDGEDETDTDSPKKT, from the coding sequence ATGGAAATACAGACATTGAAATTGGGTGAATTCAGAAATGAAGAACATTATAAGTTTCATTCTGATTTCTCGAAGCTGATTGCAACGAACCCCGTGGCAGTTCAGGGCTTGGGAGATAAACTGCCGACGTATGTGGCAGGTATTGAACAGGAAAACAATATGCTTAATGTGTTACGTGCCAGCGATATTACCGACGATCTGTCGGAAATGGACAGGATGCGGGATGCTACCTTCAGCGGCATGTCGGGCACTATCAGTTCGGCACACAACCATTACGATGCCAATGTGCGCAAGGCGGCTGATAGGTTGAGCCTATTGCTGGATACTTACGGCGATGTACCACACAAACCTTACGATCAGGAAACATCGTCCATAGTAAAACTGGTGGCCGAACTGGAAGGCACTTATGCTGCCGATGTGGCTATAGTGGGCATAGGTGGATGGGTACCGGAACTCAAGACAAGGAATACGGCATTCGATAACCTGAAAAACGAACGTTACTCCGAAAACGGAGCCAAACCGCAGGAAAACCTGAAACAATCGCGCCTTTCTACCGACAATATTTACCGTACGGTGCTCAAACACCTCAATGCGTTGATAGAAGTAAACGGCGAAACGGCCTATGCGCCACTTGTGACGGAGCAAAACCAGCGGGTGGGAAATTACCGTAACCTGTTGGCTCAACGCCATGGACGGAACGCCAAAAAAGATGGAGAGGACGAAACCGATACGGACAGTCCCAAGAAAACCTAA
- a CDS encoding radical SAM/SPASM domain-containing protein: protein MKMIELSARNTQKDIILDCFRLSGYDKLVSERKAYNLFNKIVDDGWLNKNIEEAIEKPIQLIYLNLTQACNFSCPYCYKGNAHKAKYMDMSTYCDIISKVSSINSECHFVITGGEPLMHPLFVEFIDFLEKRKNSYSILTNGSLLKNEIARLLSKCKYLKRVQVSLDGFTPEVHKITRGNTYNEVIKGIKTLIAHKIPFSIAPTVHDFNVQEIYDIAKFAFNHNGDIAPNNLRYVPENKMKSLSLSPENLIKSLNLIKKARMEVKSYNLKGNELKCKESDVYNNEKHLVCGLGNTVFDIDVNGDIYPCHVLSRKEFKLGNILVNNFDEITKKVASLKIRSKSTEIEKCSTCHFVTTCHAGCRADSYFYHNSFDKPDSLCETLYKFQLNNIILLRTGNNIKDKDYSII, encoded by the coding sequence ATGAAAATGATAGAACTATCTGCCCGTAACACTCAAAAAGATATTATTCTAGATTGCTTTCGGTTGAGCGGTTATGATAAATTAGTTTCTGAAAGAAAAGCATATAATTTATTTAATAAAATTGTTGATGACGGTTGGTTAAATAAAAACATAGAGGAAGCTATAGAGAAGCCAATACAGTTGATCTATTTAAATTTGACTCAAGCGTGTAATTTTAGTTGTCCATATTGCTATAAGGGTAATGCCCACAAAGCAAAATATATGGATATGAGTACATATTGTGATATTATATCAAAAGTCTCATCAATTAATTCAGAATGCCATTTTGTAATAACCGGAGGGGAGCCGCTTATGCATCCTCTGTTTGTGGAGTTTATTGATTTTCTCGAAAAAAGGAAAAATAGTTATTCAATATTGACAAATGGTAGTCTTCTTAAAAACGAAATTGCTCGATTATTATCAAAATGCAAATACTTAAAAAGAGTCCAAGTTAGTTTAGATGGGTTTACGCCAGAAGTACACAAAATTACAAGAGGGAATACATACAATGAAGTAATAAAGGGCATTAAAACATTAATTGCTCATAAAATACCTTTCTCTATTGCACCAACAGTACATGATTTCAATGTGCAGGAAATATACGACATAGCAAAATTTGCATTTAACCATAATGGAGATATTGCACCTAATAATTTAAGGTATGTTCCTGAAAATAAAATGAAAAGCCTGTCGCTTTCACCGGAGAATTTGATTAAATCACTTAATTTAATCAAAAAGGCCAGAATGGAAGTGAAAAGTTATAATTTAAAGGGCAATGAACTAAAGTGTAAAGAATCAGATGTTTATAATAATGAAAAACACTTGGTTTGCGGGTTAGGAAATACTGTTTTCGATATAGACGTAAATGGTGATATTTATCCATGTCATGTATTATCAAGAAAGGAATTTAAATTAGGAAATATATTAGTAAACAATTTCGATGAAATTACTAAAAAAGTAGCTAGTCTGAAAATTAGGTCAAAGTCAACTGAAATTGAAAAATGTAGTACTTGCCATTTTGTGACCACGTGTCATGCAGGCTGTAGAGCAGACTCATATTTTTATCATAATTCGTTTGATAAACCTGACAGTTTATGCGAAACTTTATACAAGTTCCAATTAAACAATATTATTCTGCTAAGAACAGGAAATAATATTAAAGATAAAGATTATAGTATTATTTAA
- a CDS encoding helix-turn-helix domain-containing protein, which translates to MTASLQATLFVLSLIILINPRFVTKNYLYKQLAPVFVLTILYMIFCSIWGNVQIHSIAELIRYKFHPVIIIRELFLFYYIFQLFYLTRLFFRQAELFGSEMDNYFSECSSACLPWIKYSFYAAFSVGIGALLSCFMFADSWIFIFTVIYTLFYLGFGIYYIQYPSKFIYIEPAIYPQSSFADKASNNKKRLVWDELKNKIIDDKYYLKPGVNIEDMAQYLKIGRTTLSTFINNEEGMNFNLWITSLRIEEAKNLFANYPDYSLTQISELIGYSEPSNFSRQFKLITNESPSVWRQTCQLESANYRNN; encoded by the coding sequence ATGACTGCATCTTTACAGGCAACTTTGTTTGTATTATCGTTGATCATACTAATCAACCCTCGATTTGTTACCAAAAACTATCTCTATAAACAGCTGGCACCTGTCTTTGTCCTGACGATACTGTATATGATATTTTGTTCCATTTGGGGAAATGTCCAGATACATTCAATAGCCGAACTTATCCGGTACAAATTTCATCCCGTAATAATTATCAGAGAGCTATTTCTGTTCTATTATATCTTCCAGTTATTCTATCTGACGCGATTATTTTTTCGTCAGGCAGAATTATTTGGCAGTGAAATGGATAACTATTTTTCCGAATGCTCCAGTGCATGCCTTCCATGGATCAAATATAGTTTTTACGCAGCGTTTTCTGTTGGGATTGGGGCTTTGCTATCCTGCTTCATGTTCGCAGATTCATGGATATTTATCTTTACAGTTATTTATACCCTATTCTACTTAGGTTTTGGTATTTATTACATACAATATCCAAGCAAGTTTATCTATATTGAACCGGCTATCTATCCGCAAAGCTCTTTTGCTGATAAGGCGTCTAACAATAAAAAACGACTTGTGTGGGATGAACTAAAGAATAAGATTATTGATGATAAATATTATCTTAAACCCGGGGTCAATATTGAAGACATGGCTCAATACCTCAAAATTGGGCGAACCACTCTCTCGACATTTATCAACAATGAAGAAGGCATGAACTTCAATCTGTGGATTACTTCATTACGTATAGAAGAAGCTAAAAATCTTTTTGCAAATTATCCCGATTATTCCCTCACTCAGATTTCCGAATTGATTGGTTACAGCGAACCCTCTAATTTCAGTAGGCAGTTTAAACTGATTACCAACGAATCACCTTCGGTATGGCGGCAAACTTGCCAATTGGAATCGGCCAACTACAGAAACAATTAA